A stretch of DNA from Yoonia sp. BS5-3:
TTTATTTCTTCGTTGAGAAACGTATGAGACTGCGGTTGGAGAAACTCCCAGCTCCGCGCTGATGGCTGACAATGACGACCCAGCAATTCTCAGGGCGCACTTCAATTCCTCATGACGTCGCATTTCTGCTCTCATCGCGGGCAAGCCTCTCATCGGTTGTATTTTCAACTA
This window harbors:
- a CDS encoding transcriptional regulator encodes the protein MRGLPAMRAEMRRHEELKCALRIAGSSLSAISAELGVSPTAVSYVSQRRNKSPTIEAAIARKLNRPVHDVFPDTVTTSEVSNLD